The sequence below is a genomic window from Aureispira sp. CCB-E.
ATTTGACCATTGGCTCGAATATATGCCTCAATAGTATAATCTTGTGCATAGCGCAATAGTTCTTCATGTTTTTTCTCCGAAAACTCAAACATTTGCGAATATTCGTCCAATTTTAATTGTTCTTCATCAGCAAACTCATTATCTGTCAACGCTACTGCTGCTACAATCATAAATACATTTTCCCTAGCCTCTTCGCTAACCTCTTCACATTCTACCATAGAAATCGAAGGAGCACGCATCAATTCGCCTAATGTACCTGTTTCTTTGTTCAAAAAGTCATCAAAAAATGCTTTTTCTTCTGCTTCTATCGTACCATCTGCACGAGCCATTTCCACTAACATACGAGCTAAGATTTTCTTGTCATAAGCTTTGGTTAATGGATTTCTTTTGATCAATTTTTCAAATTCAGAAAATTCTGTTGCCAAGCGCCATTTTCCTCTTTCAAGTGTCAATTCTACCATAATTTTTTCAAATGCTCTCACGACAGCCGCTTCTTTATCTTTCTTAGAAACTTTCAGACCATCTGTTCCTTGACGCAACATCTCATTTCCTGCCATAGAAACAGCAGTTCCTGCAAACCCTCCTCCAACAGCTTTACGCAAGACACGCAAAACAGAAGAACGCAATCGTCCTAAAGCCGTGTTGGTAACCATTTTTTTTACACGTGCCGTACCATCTGCTGTACTAGTTTTGATATGAGCAACAGAGTCAAAGACTTGGTTCTCTACTTGAAACTTGCAAAGCACCTTACTTCCATCCACTTTTTCTTCCAGAATATACGGTTTTATTGATTCGTATGTAATTTCCATTGTTTAGTTCTTATTTTGATAATTCTAAATTGGTTCTTTTCTATTAAATTTATATACCCGAGGTAGCACTAAAGCTAGTTATTGTAAGCTAAATTAAGAGCAAGATTTAACGCCTAATCTATTTTACAACCTTCTTAATCACCTAACAACTTACTAAGGGGAAAGCGTTCCATTTAAGTTCAGTTTTACTAATCCCATCATATTGTTAGTTCCTAACCCAAACTTGCCTGTAAACACATAACCTGTTAGAGAACTTTGAGCTGTTGAACCAGACATAATTGGCAGAATTGTACCTGCTTGATCACTCGTCAGAACAAGGCTATTCCCATCAGCATAACCAAAAAAGTAGGGCCAACCTGTTCCAGTATCTATATCCAAATTGGTATCAAATTTAGTAATACAAATATCACTTTCAAACAAAGTAGCCTCGTGTGTAGACGACATGATGAAGCCATTATTGCCTGGTAGTAATGCAATTGAAGCAACAGAATGTACTCCTCCATTGCCATTTCTATCTTTCAAATCATAATACCTCAAAAAAGGACTCACAGTAGCTCCGGCAGTTACTTCTGTTATTTGCAAGCCCAGTATTTGTAATTGCAATAAAACAGCTTGCCCATCATTTCCATTGGTACTTGCTTCATTTTTAGTTACATGAGCTGCAATCGTTACAACATTATTGTCTGCATCATACACAGAATATGCTCCCGAAAAATAATCTCCATCTACCGAAATTGTCTTTCTACTCAAAGGTGTTCCCCCTGATTTATCCACTAATACAGCATGAATTCTAGGTAGAAAGTTACCTGTTTGTGTAGACGGAGCAGTAGCTCCATCATGAGAGATACCACAAATCAGGTACCCTTGAGGCAAAATTTGGATAGATGCACCATAATCATCCCAAGGAAACCCATAAAACCAGTTACTAGAGGTCCATCCAGAGTTAATAGTAAAATCACTATTCAATAAAACCGTAAAGACATCGGTATTATCGTATGCTCCTCCTGTCTGATCGGTGTTATAAGGTTTGCTTCTATTAACGTTCGTTGAATAACCAGTAACAACATAACTATAGCCACCTGCTGTATCCAATTTCATATCCGAAACCTTCTCTGTAAACTGTGTATTGGTATTGCTTTGTAGTTCAACACCATCTGTTGTCGTTGGAGCTCCCGTAGCATAATCCAATTGATATAGAGCAATTTTAGTTTGGCCTTCTACCCCTGTTCCTTGACTAGTCGAAGATGGGTAATTGTAATATGTTCTGTTAGCAGCAACGATATAAGCAGATTGATCGGGCAACTCAATAATTCGAATTCCCTCCTCATCAAATCGCAAATAGTCAAAATTGGCATCCACATTTCCTTCTTGGCGACCAAAAGCAGAACTCCACAACTCGTTCCCTAAAGAATCTGTTTTAACAACAAAGATATCTCTTTTGTCAGTAGAACTATATGAATTGGTAGACCCCAACAGAATGTATCCACCATCTGCTGTTTGAACAACATCTGTAGCTGTTTGAGCTCCAACGTGTCCATAATATTTTACAAAGGCAACTTCTTGGTTACTAGGAGCAATTTGCTCTTTTTCACAACTAGAACTTAAATATGCTGTCAAAACCAACAACATAAGAAGTACATTTTTTCTTGATATATGCAGCATAATTTATTCGTATTTTACTTCAACTTTGACTCGCTTATTTTTAATATCTTCGATTTGTTTCTTCTTATCATCTAACATTTTAGAGCCTTTTGTTTTACCTTTTTGAATGTCCTCTATAAGACTTGGTTTTTCTCGCTCCATCTCCTTAAGAGTACTGTTCAACTCTCTTTTGATGTCCTCGTCTGTTTCTCTCTTTACATAGTTGCGTTCTTTCTCCAACCATTTATTATACTTATTATTGATAATAATTGGATTGTATTGATGCTTTTTGCGAGGCACATAAAATGCCTTTACAAAACCAACCGTCAATGCAAAATTATCTGTTCTAAAATCATTATCCACATGACCATGATAATACACCAACTCTAAATTAGAATAACGATTGTTAATATCTACGTTATTTAAGAACATTCGTGTATATCTGAAATCAGCATATAGAAAATTGCGTCCCAATCGAAACTTGATTCCTGCGCCAGCAACAAAAGAAACATTTACATTGGTACGAAGAGACGGTCTATCGTTCAATTTTGTTATAACCACACTATTAGCAATCGTAGATTGACCTCCTAACTCAGCTCTAATTGTTTCTGGTTCTGTTCTTCGACTAACATCTGTCATATCCGCATACAACAAGAAATTAGCAGCAACACCAGCATAAACATAAGGTAATACACCTTTAAATTTAGTAACATTGTACCGCAACATCAATGGAACATCTATCCAGAATTGATTCTCTTTAAATTTCAATGTAGAATACAACAATGGTCCTTGTCCTTTGGTGGCATTTAAATCATTGGTGTTTAACCCTGTAGGATTAGCCGTTGTAGCAGAAATATACATCGAATCACCAAATGCATATGTGCGATAAGCAAAAGTAGCATCCAATGTCAAATCAAAATTATACAACAAAGGCAATTCAAAACCAACAGTAGCATTGGCTCCAAAAACAACTTCTCGCAAGTACCCCTCATGATCTGCCGTACCAGAAGTATTGTCCACCCCATAATTCTGCAATTGTTCTATCAATGAAAAATTAAGTCCACCACCAAAGTACATAGAAAAAATAGGTCTCCTAGTGAATGTTCTTGAAAGGTAAATTAAATCGTACGACTGATAAGAGTCTCCCATCGTATCTGGTTCATAGAGCGGATTGATTCGGAGTATTTCCCTAAAAGAATTGTCTGCCGCACCAATTTTGTCCCTATACAAATAACTTTCTGTTATCAATTGGAATGCTTCTAAACGCTTTTCCGTTGACATTGACTTGGGATCTTTCGCACAAGCTTCGATAGACTCGATTTTTTCAAGTTCTCCTTCTTCATACCATTTTTTAGCTTCATCCAATTGGCAATTGTCTGAGGATGTCCCTCGTTTTCCCTTTTGCCCCTGTGCAGTGCTAATGCTGAGTAGACTAAATGCGCAGCATAGTAGAGCAAACGAAATGACAGGACAGTACAATCTCACCTTCATTATTTCGGTATTTTATAGTTAAATAGTTTTGGTTCTAAATATCATGCAATTTATTACAATAGCCACTTCTAGAAGTCTTAGGCTAAGTGATGATTGAGCTTTGATGAGCTTTTATCATCTAATATATGCAACTAATATAATTAATTGTGCCAGTAATTTGATAATTTTTTGAGGGAATTAAGTAGATGCCCTATTTATAGTTCATTCCATTTGCACTTCTACCTAACAATAACTAGATGATTACAATGCCATTGTGTTTTAAAGGCTTTAATAGGTTCGAATGCTAAAAGGTTTCTGCACTCACTTAATGCCATTATTATGAGAAGTATAGTACCTAAACTTAGAGATCGCTAGTTCGGCATTTGGGTTTCTTTTATCGTTGTCCTCTCCCCTCTCATTAGTTATCCCATAAAAAAACAGAGTCAAAGATTTATGAACCTCTGACTCCGCTCTTCTTCTATTGGTTATCTGCTTCTTCTAACTTTCGAGCCTCTCTCATTTGGGGAACCATTTCTCCACAAGTAGAGAATGGAATTCGACGTCCGCCATTTGGAGTTTCAATATAAAGTGTTCTTCCAGTAGGGTCATCTGTTCCAATGTATCTTCTCCAACTTTTATCACTTAAATTCTGGCGAACAATATCACAAATTTGATCAGCATATAGGGTCATATCAACCTCCCATAATTTTAAATGACCATTGGCGGTTCCTGTAATAACTTTTGTTCCATCATTGCTAAATGCTACTGAAGTAACCCAATCCGTATGATCTGTCAATTTAATAGGGTTGTACTGTGCTCCTAAATAAGGAAACTCTTTTGAGTCGCCATAACCACGATATTTTTCATCACGGATAGTCCAAAGTGTTGCAGACTTATCCAAACTACCTACAATCAATAGAGTACCATCTTTACTAAACTCAACATCAGAGATAGAAGAACCGTGTTGCAAGAATTTTTCAGGCAAATAAGTCGGGTCCTCATTCACTTTGTTCATATCCCAAATCATCAGCGTTCCATCTTGGTATCCAATCGCAACAAAACGACCGATAGGATTGAATGCAACAGCTGTAGCATGTTTTTCGCTTCTAGGATCATTCAACAAAAATTCACGACGTTGATTTTTTAAATTCCAAATCCATACTTCAGATGATTTTCCAACACCTGCCAAGTACTCTCCATTACTAGAAACATCCAAAGATGTTAATCGATAAGGCGTTTTTCCAATAATAGGTGAAGTTGCACCATCCATATTGGTATAATTTACAGCTGTTCCGCCAGATCCATCATCGCCTGCCGTAATAATAGCTTTGCCATTAGGCGTATATTTTAACGCCCAGATACGGCGTCCTTTGTGCGCATCTAACTCATTTACAATTTGTCCAGACTTCGCATCTGTAATAAGTACTTTATCTCCATCACCAGCTCTAGCTAGTTGTTTGCCATCAGGACTAATATCTAATGTTCTAGCCACTGCTGTATTACTAGAAAGTATTTCTGGTTTGTTTGATTTATCTTTGCGAGCAGCTTTGCTACCATAAATATCAAATTTCCATTTTAACAACAATCCATCAGAACCAACCGTGTAGATATGCCCATCGTTTCCTGCAACTTTGATGTTACGAATACGACCA
It includes:
- a CDS encoding TerB family tellurite resistance protein, whose amino-acid sequence is MEITYESIKPYILEEKVDGSKVLCKFQVENQVFDSVAHIKTSTADGTARVKKMVTNTALGRLRSSVLRVLRKAVGGGFAGTAVSMAGNEMLRQGTDGLKVSKKDKEAAVVRAFEKIMVELTLERGKWRLATEFSEFEKLIKRNPLTKAYDKKILARMLVEMARADGTIEAEEKAFFDDFLNKETGTLGELMRAPSISMVECEEVSEEARENVFMIVAAVALTDNEFADEEQLKLDEYSQMFEFSEKKHEELLRYAQDYTIEAYIRANGQMSRDEIYAFADKIGMERGEAERTQIRLEKRLN
- a CDS encoding outer membrane beta-barrel protein, which gives rise to MKVRLYCPVISFALLCCAFSLLSISTAQGQKGKRGTSSDNCQLDEAKKWYEEGELEKIESIEACAKDPKSMSTEKRLEAFQLITESYLYRDKIGAADNSFREILRINPLYEPDTMGDSYQSYDLIYLSRTFTRRPIFSMYFGGGLNFSLIEQLQNYGVDNTSGTADHEGYLREVVFGANATVGFELPLLYNFDLTLDATFAYRTYAFGDSMYISATTANPTGLNTNDLNATKGQGPLLYSTLKFKENQFWIDVPLMLRYNVTKFKGVLPYVYAGVAANFLLYADMTDVSRRTEPETIRAELGGQSTIANSVVITKLNDRPSLRTNVNVSFVAGAGIKFRLGRNFLYADFRYTRMFLNNVDINNRYSNLELVYYHGHVDNDFRTDNFALTVGFVKAFYVPRKKHQYNPIIINNKYNKWLEKERNYVKRETDEDIKRELNSTLKEMEREKPSLIEDIQKGKTKGSKMLDDKKKQIEDIKNKRVKVEVKYE